Genomic segment of Phalacrocorax aristotelis chromosome 16, bGulAri2.1, whole genome shotgun sequence:
TTTCTCCCAGTGTCTATCTAGGGGCAGAATAagccatgttaaaaaaaaaaaagttctgagCCTGAGCTTTTAATTTTGACCTTACTTACCTCCAAGATAATGAAGAACTCATCTCCTGGCTCTCCCTGGACCACGATCTTTTGCCCATCCTCAAACTGTACGGGTTCCAATGCATCAGCTACCGTGAGACGCTCCCACTTGTCCAGCGATTCTACAGAGTTAACAGTTCATTAACAGATTATCTTTTCAAGGCACAACTTATACTTTTTGCTCTGTCCCTATACAGAGGTCAACCTATTTCTGGCTACATTTCTACATCAGATAGACAGGCTTGAATTAGAATTATTTTGGAGTGATGCAGAAAAGGAGTACAGGCTTTGCAGCCAGTTTTAAGAGACTGTCACAATAGCTTGTAATCATAATAATGCTGGGTAACAACTTTATTACAATAAGGCAATTTATTCCacttcagaataaaaatcttCTCACTTACCCAATATAGATACTTTACTAAGGAATTCCTCGtacatctttctctttctcaaagTACTCCcctacaaaaaaccccaaaacaaaaacccaaagtaaGTTTTCTTTCTACTTCATGTTTTACATTAACtaagacaaaaatatatttaaccaAACATACTGCATCCTGTCTCAGAGACCCCAAACCTACAATATTAagtgttttcaaattttattatttcaatatttcagaGTTCAGCAACCTTCACAAAGTACTTAGCATTTATTGCAGCcttaatatttcttaaatgcATTCTTACTTTATAACCTTACCAAAATTTACAAATATGCTCAAGTTAGTTACAACTGTTGTTCATACATACTACTTACAAATAGCACGCTAAATAGAGTGCAGAATCAAAACATCTGACAAGCTAACCCATAGGTATTACATTTTTAGTCCAGTTTAATATTGCATTGGCACCGTTTTGTTCACTAATGCAAGACTCCCCATGGGTCCATGCCTGATAAACGTATGCTGAGCGATCAGCTTTCTGTTTACAAGAGACAGCAggattttgaataaaataactCCAGCAAAGGAAATAGAAGGCACAGATAAAAGGTGAAATGACCAGTGTAAGCTGAGCGagtaataaaaccaaaagcataATCCCAGGTTAGGCACACAGCTACTTGAATCAATGGCACAAGCCACACATCAGCTAGAAAAATACTTGCCATCAGGATCCTTCTATAGCTATCTCTGTCAATGCCCCACAACTTCACGTTTGTCTTCGCTTTGACAGTTGCAGCACGGGGAGTTCCATATATAAGGGCAAGTTCTCCAAAGCTTCCACCCTCACCAACGCTGGTTGCCCACTCGTTGTTCACATAAACCTGAAAGGCAGTACATGGTGATGAGCCAAGGCCCACGGTGCCTAGTGAGCTGGTCAGAGGCAACATGAAGCGCCTGCCACCCCATATTTCCTTTATGGTAAAGGAAAATTCTGACGTCTGTAGAATCAGAGTTGACCATTCCAGGGTTTTATCAACACTTTACATCCAACCCCAGTCCAAGCTACAGTTTTCACTTTCATCAACAAAGGGACTCTCATCTACATCACATGCACAGTGACTGTGCACATAGACTCCTGAGACCCTTTGACAGGAAACAGAATCTCAGCAAAGTCTCTGTCAGAGAAAGCTACTGGTTAGTtggactggaaaataaaaagcctggTCATTCTTAAGGCCTGTCCCCACCCTGCACTTGTAAAGCATTAGTATTGTGTTGGTATCCAAATCCTTCATTTTGAAACTCAGCACAACCCAGGGTCTGTGCAGCCAGACTCAGCCGCTGAGGAGTAAAGAGGCTCCAAAGCAAAAAAGCTTCTACAAGTAAGAATTCACTAAGAGAAAAACTGCTAAGGGAAGGGCCTATAGAAGACACCTACAAATATCAGACTCTTCCTCTGCTAGAGGCAAACATGTCATTAATTAACTACCAATAATGCTTACATCCATTTCTCCTTGATCAACCACATAGAAGTTATCGCCTTCATCacctaaagaagaaaaaaaaatttgaacaCACACTAAAAAGAGTAAAGCTATGCAAGCCTTCATGGTTCACAGAACTGGGATCTCTGCCAACTTTGATGTTTAGAATCTAATAAGGTTGGCAGAGACAAATTTTGCACAGCTTACAGGGGgaaatttcacattttgctgATTTCACACTCCTCTCAGTCCTGTGAGGGAGGACATCTACTGGTGTGCAGGAGACCAGCAGAATTTCCAGGATTACTGGAAAGACACACCAGCACCATAAGCTGACATAACGTGTTGTACAGAGCCGTCAAACGACAACCTTTCCAACAGGTAACACGCAGTGAAATCACATCTTCCTACGATTGCTCCACTCCTCACTTTAGTATGAGCTGTGCTCCAGGTAACATAACAAGAAAGGGTCACGGCACCCAGACaatgtttttatgtttaaaaaaaaaaaaaacaaaaaaacaagaaCCCAAACACGAACAAGAGCACTAGGCCAGAGTCTGCTCACCATCTCCAACTTATTCATCAGTGTAAACATTGTCACTTACCTTGCTGTATGACAGTCTCTCCTGCAATGTAAGTGACGGGGAACATCGCATCAAAGATGTCACTGAAGAAAAGGATACCAAAATTAGACAAGTGCCTGGACAGGTGCTGTGCATGCATGTATTCATACATCTGCACCTCCAGCCCGTCAACACTCTTCCTATAGCCTCCGTACGGTCACACCGACTGTTGTAAAGAGGCTGTGCAGCTTTGTACCTTACAACACATTTAGCTCCTCTGAAGTCTGCACTTTAAGACTGCAAAGATGTATTCCTACCTTCTTTCATTATCATCAAGATGGGCAAACAGCACATTCTTCTCAATAGCTTTTGCCAAAGCAGCCATAGTCTTATAATCTTTTGGAATAACCTAGGATATAATCAGAAAAAGTAActgattaattttttgaaataaaaatgtctgcaTTGCCCTGGGTAAATAAATTACTCAATTGCTGTAAAACACTGGCTGCGTTTTCCTAGTTTCTTTCAAGCACTATAGATCTGAAACCAAAAACAGTCCATGTTCACAGCCAGTTTATGCAGAAGGTAAATAAATCTTGTAATATTTTATGCAACTGTAAAAGCATCATTCCATGCAGTctgtaagggttttttttgcaagagtACAAGTATCTGCTCCACCTGTGTTTTCCTATGAATAGCAGCAAGTCTGCTCTGCCATTAGGCTAAACGTAATGTTGTTGCAGCTGTCAAATAACTGGAAGCACTTtcttatatatataatatataaatatatgtacatgtaaatatatattactTTAAAGGGAACAGGTCTATGCTATGCATAAATCATTTAATTGCATGACAGTTTATTCTAACCTCCAATTAAACACCTCTACACACAGGTCTGCTTTTTACAGTTACAACAAGACTTAGGCTACAGGAGCTGTGTTATTAAATACACTGGATAGAAGGTAGTCTTAGATAAACTCTTGGATTGTAAATGCAATTTTTAGCAACATTTAAAAGTTAGAGCACCTTTCTAACATAAGATGCAGCATCCTCTTCTGTATAGACTTCCGCACTGATGGCCCCACGCCTTCTTCGACCCTTAACCACAGGGTTCataggaggaggaggagagattTCATCCTCCCGTGAGTCTGAGCGTGAACCAGACTTCTGTTGATTCAAcaactgttttgtttcctcctaAACAGGAAGGAAGACGCGTTTATGTCACATAATCCAGTAAAGCAAGAAAGCCATTAGATATTATATTCCAGTTTAGTCTGCCAGTGCACGGGAGCTTCCTGTGTACTGTCACTCCCACATTAAGGCAAACAGGAGACTAGAGCAACCGAGATCAAAGGCCTTTCTAAATAGATGGTAGATATGCCTTCCATTCATAACATTCGTATCACAAtggtgtttattttaataagttACATTAATAGTTTAATAAATCAAGAAATATAAACAAGTTGATTCTACTTTCCGCTAGTGTATTCAACAGGCGATAAAGAAATTCTGCAAATGctaaagacattttcccagCTGTAAACCCAGCAGTTCTCTCCCTCAGCAGTGAGGTGTTAAACCTTTTTTGATTTGAAAGACAGAAGAGCGATTCCTCAGAAATCCATGTTACATGAGACGCTTTTGAAACAAGGTCAAGTCATGGACCAACTTGATACTCAATAACCAACAGTTATTTTaggagaaagaaatatgaaCGCTGCTTACAAAAGAGCTGGAGGAAGGATGCTAGAGGCCAAAGAGTAGGATTTTTACGCAAGCCACAGCTTTGTCAATTTTGCACAACGTTAcacattttcttatttccctCAGTTACCTGTTGTACTGTATTGTAGTGATATTGTAGAAGACTACTTACAATAAAATGAAGTCTAACTGACGCACAGAGATTTGATTCTTCTATGTACCAGTAGATTCTCCTTTTAAACAactaaaatcagattaaaaacaaaacaaaaaagccaaccTTGGAGCCAAAGCGTTTGCATCATAACAGCTCAAATGACTTCCTCCCAGTGTTAAGGAAACAGGGTTCTGTGACATGCCTTAAAAGAACAAGGAGTCATCTGTTTCTGCGAGTTCCTGGCACTTTTAAAAGCCAGGTTTGTCCCAGTGTCCTTGATCAAGCCgtcccctgcccagctgggcAGCTTGCTGCTTGGCTGCCACGCTCCACTCCGGAGGTGCACACAGGCTATGTATAACAGCAGCACTTTGAGGAAAGAGACATCAGATAACCATTACAGTGAGTTTACATTTTACACCTCTCAGATAGCCAAAGAACAAACACTGATCCGTCGAATTACATTTCACTTCCTGCCTATTGCTCATTGATAAAATAGTGCTACATTTCAAAATGATGGGggcaaaacatatttaaaacctTGTTTCTATCTTGTGGTTTTAGAGAAACAAGTCTCAACTGAGATGTTGTTAAAAATAGCTTGAGCAGTAGTTAGTGTTCAGTTTAAACTGCCTCTCTACAAAGTGGGCAACACCACCAAGCACAGAAACATACTGTTCGTTCATATACAGAATACTTCGCCCATTAAAAAACGCAAACTTGACACTTTTTAAATAAGTGAGCAccagctgctgtgttttttccagtatcacataaaatacaaaatattgaGATCCTGTAACTTCCAGAGGTAGAAGCACTCCAGCAGGTTTTAGCAAGGGAGCTCAGTATTAAACCACTGTTCAACAAGAGGCTCCCCAAGGTAATGGTCCACTCAGGGAACAAGGAAACTGCACTAACAGAAAAAGTACAACTGGTAACTTCTGTCTGATCTGAGATTTAACATCACTATATTAAAAAGGAGTACGATATGGTAGGGGGTGGGCACAGAAACCAGTTACAGACAGGTAAGATCAACTTAAAATATACTGGCTACTCTAAACAGTCTATATACACGCTCATCTCAAGGAAGATTACCCCCAAATAAGACAAATCTCTACATATTCACATCACACATCACAAGACGACACTGCATCATGGAGTAAGTGACACGCTAAAAATCTCACTCTTTTCATAGCAGTAGCTTTTCATGtattcatctttttaaaatacatgctaTATAATTTCTGATACTAAATCACATATATTATACCACCAGATCAGAGAAAAATTACACTAGGCCCTGAAGAAAGTGTGGCAGTTGTTATTCTCTGTTACCTTAGAATCTAGCCAGCATTTATGAGTGAGAAAATCTATTTGTTCAGGTTTAGAAGCTCTTCAAATTAAACACATACGGACAAAGGCATTAATTTTACTCTGTACTGATCAGCATAACCAACACCTGGGATTTAAGAAGGTTTATTACTAAGGTTAGCCTATTTAATACATCCAAGTGTTGATTCTGGTCTTCCAGCTGATGGAGCAGTTCAAAGAGTTTTCACCAGTGACCACTaattgtaaatattatttttcctgacaAGGAAGAAATAGTTATTGATTCCATTTAAATTATTACAAGtgagaaacactgaaaagatgAGACTTCACATACTCGA
This window contains:
- the PRKAR1A gene encoding cAMP-dependent protein kinase type I-alpha regulatory subunit, encoding MAASSSSSSEEERSLRECELYVQKHNIQQLLKDCIVQLCTVRPERPMGFLREYFERLEKEETKQLLNQQKSGSRSDSREDEISPPPPMNPVVKGRRRRGAISAEVYTEEDAASYVRKVIPKDYKTMAALAKAIEKNVLFAHLDDNERSDIFDAMFPVTYIAGETVIQQGDEGDNFYVVDQGEMDVYVNNEWATSVGEGGSFGELALIYGTPRAATVKAKTNVKLWGIDRDSYRRILMGSTLRKRKMYEEFLSKVSILESLDKWERLTVADALEPVQFEDGQKIVVQGEPGDEFFIILEGTAAVLQRRSENEEFVEVGRLAPSDYFGEIALLMNRPRAATVVARGLLKCVKLDRPRFERVLGPCSDILKRNIQQYNSFVSLSV